Within Winogradskyella helgolandensis, the genomic segment ACCCAATTAATGTGGTTGTCGCCAATGCAGCCTCTGTTACCACAACAGTATTTCTTAGTGAGATGTTTAAAGTATCGCTAGGTTTTAAAAACTGATCGAATTTAGATTGTGAAAAGAGCGAAGCACTTGCTAAAAAAAAACCTAGTATATAAACAAAAGTGCGCTTCAAACCTTATTTATTAATACCTTGAGACGATAAGTATCTATGATATTCTCTGGCATTATTGTTATGCTGCCCTAATGATTTTGCAAACTTATGGTAACCGATACGTTTAGCATCTGCAGCAAAATAAAGGTAACTATGTGATTCCGGATTTAAAACGGCTTTAATGGCAGATAAATCTGGCATGGCAATAAGTCCTGGAGGTAAACCCGTATTTTGATACGTATTATAAGGTGAGCTAATGTCTTTATGAATATTTAAAACACGCCTAATAATTGTGTTTTGGTATTGCGGTAACTGATAGGCTGCAAATTTTAAAGTCGGATCTGCTTGTAAGGGCATGCCTATTCGTAAGCGATTTAAATACACACCTGCAACTCTTGGTTGCTCGTCTGCTTGTTTGGATTCTTCATGTACTATTGATGCTAATGTTATAACTTCATTAGGAGTTAAATTTAATTTTTCAGCTTTTGCTTTTCTAGCGTCCGTCCAAAACCGATTGTATTCAACTAACATTTTATCTCTAAATGCTTCGGCTGATGTATTCCAGAAAAATTCATAGCTATTTGGTAAGTACATTCCAAGAGCCGTAGCTTTATTGAAACCATTTTTAGTTAAAAAAGTGTCATCTAACATCACTTTTTCTAAGGTTAAACTATCAGCTTCAATCTGCATACTTATTCGTCCTGCCAAATCTTTTATACTATGCTGATTGTTAAATGCTATTTTGACTGGAAGATTCTTACTTCGAATTGAATTAATAATTTCATTATTATTCATGCCTTTAGAAATGACATATCGACCTGCCTTAATATTGGTAGTGTATTTTTTTTGCTGTGCTAAGGCATCAAACGCATCCATATCATTTAGTAATGGCTCTAGTTGAGATCTTACTTCGGTATATGATGCATTAGTTGGCACATAAATATAGGCCTCGTCATTCTCAAAATTGGTGTTCGGTGAAAACATCGTTCCGTATATATAATACGCAAATACTCCACAGACTAATAAACCAATAAGAGCTACAGCCCAAAGAATCTTTTTAATATACATAGTTAATCGTTAATTCGTTGTAAAATAAATTCGTTGGCATAAGTTTTACCATCGAAACTCCAATCTTTTTTTAATCCTATTTTTTGAAAACCATTAGTTTCAAAGAGTTTTAAACTCGCTTGATTTTGTTCAGAAATATTAGCATAAACCTGATGTAAAAGCAATGTTTCAAAACAATAATCCACTAATAATTGTAGCGCTTCCTTTCCGTAACCTCGATGTCTATTTTCCTCATCTTGAATAAGAATTCCGATACCAGCTCTTTTATTTTTAACATCAAAATCAAACACATCAATCAAACCAATAGTAAAGTCATTAGCATCGCAAATGGCTAACCGAAGTTGTTTCGCTTCATAAATATCTTGCTGAGCATTTTCAAGATACTGTTTAATTAAAAATCTTGAATAAGGTGTTTGGGTATCACTTAATTCCCAAAGCGTCGTATCGTTTTCAATAGTATACACAAAATCTAGATCTTCAGGCTCTAAAGCTCTTAAATAGATATGATTTCCTTTGAGACTTACCATTCAATTTCTCCTTTAAAAACTTGCTGAGCTGGTCCAACTAGCCAAATATTATTGTAACCGCTACCATCACTTTTAAAAGTAACGTTGAGTTCCCCTCCTTGTGTCTGTAAACTTATTTTTTCATTTTGAGTTTTCCCACTTGCATGCATGGCAATAGCAACCGCTGTAACACCTGTCCCGCACGATAGCGTTTCATCCTCTACTCCACGTTCGTAAGTTCTAACAGCGAAATTTTCTGTAGATAATTGTTCTACAAAATTAACATTACTACCTGCAGCATTGTAAGGTTCACCATTCCTAATTCTTGATCCATTGACTTTGACATCAAAATCCTTTAAATCTGAAACAAGTTCTACATGATGTGGAGAGCCTGTATCTAAAAATAAATGCTTATCAAAAGTTTCAATTTCAGAAACATCTTGCATTTGAAGATGCACCAAACCGTTTTCAATTTTGGCTTTATGCAGCCCATCAATGGCTATAAATTCAGTTTCGTTTTCAATGATATTTAAAAACTTAGCAAAGGCCACAATACAACGTCCACCATTACCACACATCGTGCTCTCGTTACCGTCTGCATTGTAATAGACCATTTTAAAATCTACTTTTTCATCAGTTTCTAACAGAATAAAACCATCGGCTCCTATGCCAAAACGTCTGTCGCAAATAGTCGCTATACGCTTGGTATCATTTTTGTTTATAGTTTGTAAACGATTATCTACAATTACAAAATCGTTACCTGTTCCTTGATATTTATAAAATGTCATAGTCTTAATTATGGAGCAAATATAAGAATATTAGACTGTATTTTGCGGTGTTAATAAGGCGTTAAATTTGACGTTAAAAAGTCGTTAAATTGAAAAATGAGTTCAATAAATTTCTAATTTTAATCGTTAGTTGAAAGAAAAATAATTTTAAAATAGTAAAACTTAAATCTGAAAATTATGAAGAAGATAATAACATTGATATTTGTTTCTGCATTAGGTGGTCTATTGACTTTAGGTGGTTATAAACTTTTTGTTGAGAATGATACACAACCTTTAACCGTTGAACAATCATCTGAATTCCCTGTGTTTGTCCCTACAAATACTACAAACACATATAATAAGATGGTAAGTACACCAAATTTTGTGGAAGCTGCTGATAAATCTTTGGATGCTGTTGTCCATGTAAAAAACACATCGATAGTGAGTTCACCAACCTCAATGCAAGATTTGTTCTTTGGTCGTCAGTCGCAACGTGCGCAAGTTGGAACTGGTAGTGGAGTTGTTATTTCTCCATCTGGTTATATTGTAACTAACAATCACGTGATTAAAAACGCTAACGAAATTAGTATTACCTTAAATAATAACAAATCTTATATCGCAGAATTAATTGGCACAGATGAAACAACTGATATTGCTTTATTAAAAATTGAAACTGATGAAGACCTACCTTTTATGGCTTTTGGTGATTCTGATAATGCTAAAGTTGGTGAATGGGTTTTGGCCGTTGGAAATCCCTTCAACTTAAATTCTACTGTAACCGCAGGAATTATTAGCGCAAAATCTAGAGATTTATCCGGACAACACTCACAATCATTTATACAAACTGATGCTGCTGTAAATCCAGGAAACTCTGGTGGAGCATTGGTAAATGTAAATGGAGATTTAATAGGCATTAACACAGCTATATCTTCTCAAACGGGTTCTTATATAGGCTATTCATTTGCTGTACCAAGTAATATTGCCCGAAAAATAGTGAATGACATTATGGAATACGGTAATGTACAAAATGGTATTCTTGGTGTCTCTGGAGGAGCTCTAAATAGTGAAGCTGCGAAAGAATTTGGCATAACTACTACCGAAGGTTTTTATGTTAGCGAAGTACAAGAAGATACAGGAGCGGAAAAAGCAGGTATAAAACCTGGTGATATAATTAATAAAATCGATAATGTTCGCATCAATAAGTTTTCAGATTTAACGGGCTATTTAAAAACTAAAAGTCCTGAAGATGTAGTTGATGTCACCCTATTAAGAGACGGACATGAAGAAGTATTGCCAGTCACTTTACTAAAACCGACAATTACGGTAATTCAAACTATCGGTTTTGTAAAAAATGCCTCAAAAAAAGAATTAAAAAATTATAACGCAGAATATGGTGTTAAAATTTCAAAATTTGCTGATGACAATTATAAAGCCGGTTGGAATCGTGTTGGTGTTGAAGAAGGTAGTATTGTTACCAAAATAAATGGTAAAAAA encodes:
- a CDS encoding trypsin-like peptidase domain-containing protein; protein product: MKKIITLIFVSALGGLLTLGGYKLFVENDTQPLTVEQSSEFPVFVPTNTTNTYNKMVSTPNFVEAADKSLDAVVHVKNTSIVSSPTSMQDLFFGRQSQRAQVGTGSGVVISPSGYIVTNNHVIKNANEISITLNNNKSYIAELIGTDETTDIALLKIETDEDLPFMAFGDSDNAKVGEWVLAVGNPFNLNSTVTAGIISAKSRDLSGQHSQSFIQTDAAVNPGNSGGALVNVNGDLIGINTAISSQTGSYIGYSFAVPSNIARKIVNDIMEYGNVQNGILGVSGGALNSEAAKEFGITTTEGFYVSEVQEDTGAEKAGIKPGDIINKIDNVRINKFSDLTGYLKTKSPEDVVDVTLLRDGHEEVLPVTLLKPTITVIQTIGFVKNASKKELKNYNAEYGVKISKFADDNYKAGWNRVGVEEGSIVTKINGKKLYTVEDAQNAMKARNLREPLQIEIINNQGEKVVHSFR
- the dapF gene encoding diaminopimelate epimerase, which gives rise to MTFYKYQGTGNDFVIVDNRLQTINKNDTKRIATICDRRFGIGADGFILLETDEKVDFKMVYYNADGNESTMCGNGGRCIVAFAKFLNIIENETEFIAIDGLHKAKIENGLVHLQMQDVSEIETFDKHLFLDTGSPHHVELVSDLKDFDVKVNGSRIRNGEPYNAAGSNVNFVEQLSTENFAVRTYERGVEDETLSCGTGVTAVAIAMHASGKTQNEKISLQTQGGELNVTFKSDGSGYNNIWLVGPAQQVFKGEIEW
- the mltG gene encoding endolytic transglycosylase MltG is translated as MYIKKILWAVALIGLLVCGVFAYYIYGTMFSPNTNFENDEAYIYVPTNASYTEVRSQLEPLLNDMDAFDALAQQKKYTTNIKAGRYVISKGMNNNEIINSIRSKNLPVKIAFNNQHSIKDLAGRISMQIEADSLTLEKVMLDDTFLTKNGFNKATALGMYLPNSYEFFWNTSAEAFRDKMLVEYNRFWTDARKAKAEKLNLTPNEVITLASIVHEESKQADEQPRVAGVYLNRLRIGMPLQADPTLKFAAYQLPQYQNTIIRRVLNIHKDISSPYNTYQNTGLPPGLIAMPDLSAIKAVLNPESHSYLYFAADAKRIGYHKFAKSLGQHNNNAREYHRYLSSQGINK
- a CDS encoding GNAT family N-acetyltransferase, producing MVSLKGNHIYLRALEPEDLDFVYTIENDTTLWELSDTQTPYSRFLIKQYLENAQQDIYEAKQLRLAICDANDFTIGLIDVFDFDVKNKRAGIGILIQDEENRHRGYGKEALQLLVDYCFETLLLHQVYANISEQNQASLKLFETNGFQKIGLKKDWSFDGKTYANEFILQRIND